A single window of Ischnura elegans chromosome 8, ioIscEleg1.1, whole genome shotgun sequence DNA harbors:
- the LOC124163685 gene encoding uncharacterized protein LOC124163685 isoform X1 → MRLYYFQTRMLRPISSLVMVGGKQTYWNEDWSKELHFSCFSPKTSTALKHGLPEGKPTSFYCSVCCKTNQLGNMGRGALTKHLSSTHHNTAVENKKSCYGIKIFCLPSAKKVTTATPSTSTSASVNPTAAAPGSSASGGTAEDPRDDPDDPTPASPACTCSCPCARCTNEVIAVPKTAGLQGLNTWLMKQDTTKAEILWCIYCVTSHTSLSSGGKAVQLFPTMFPDSMIAAKMELGRNKIAYSLVHGLAPHFHDVITSKLTKLDFVVVLFDESLNKCSQKTQMDLAIKFWCDDQNETVTKYYDSVFLGRSRATDLISAYCTAIPRSVQSHVLMVGMDGPNVNVKFLKDLQIYMKTEFGEDEPLLLLMGSCGLHVVHNSFKEGVSKCGWNIVMFLRALYNIFKNVPARRSKYTEWTGSTTFPNKYCAVRWLNNAPGADNCIKILPNVKTFIEKVRTGPEEDKIKSAGFLYVAKAVEDKMLGPKLAFFSYVARLVEPFLTTYQTNDPMAPFLHTDLSNLVSNLLRHFVKNDYVNRKSDVCKVDITNEDNLIPVKNFNFSFSVKDALKKVQVSTPEMLKFKEECVLLLKAMVSKILEKAPLNYKLCRAITFCDPELISHSKTAVSTRLNGFLEQLHSRNWLPASECDTILSDFKVLCDKQVFANACQEYDRQRQRLDHFWRGIWDRYKCSDGLVKVIKMALIISHGQAFIERGFSINKEIIVENQLDMSLVAQRQVYDSVNAAGGVENIKISAEMINRFRHARSEYEEAKKQRRSEDAEVEKKRTHEKMIGTEVKELQAKKMKVLASSQKEADAIDEEIKKLTGTF, encoded by the exons ATGagattgtattattttcagaccCGAATGCTGAGGCCCATTTCGTCTCTAGTCATGGTCGGGGGAAAGCAGACGTATTGGAACGAGGATTGGTCAAAGGAGCTTCATTTCAGCTGCTTCTCACCAAAGACTTCGACTGCATTAAAGCATGGATTGCCAGAAGGAAAACCAACATCTTTCTACTGCTCGGTGTGCTGCAAGACGAATCAACTCGGCAACATGGGTCGCGGTGCCCTGACTAAACACCTGTCATCAACCCACCACAATACTGCCGTCGAGAACAAGAAGAGCTGTTACGggatcaagatattttgtttgccTTCCGCTAAGAAG GTGACTACAGCAACTCCCTCTACCTCTACATCCGCGTCGGTGAACCCCACGGCGGCGGCACCTGGTTCCTCAGCATCGGGTGGGACTGCAGAAGACCCTCGGGACGATCCCGATGACCCCACACCAGCTTCACCTGCCTGCACATGTTCATGCCCATGTGCGCGATGTACCAACGAAGTTATCGCCGTCCCGAAGACTGCTGGTTTGCAAGGTCTTAACACCTGGTTAATGAAGCAAGATACTACCAAAGCTGAGATTTTGTGGTGTATCTATTGTGTAACGAGCCATACTTCTTTGTCTTCTGGGGGCAAGGCAGTGCAGTTATTTCCCACAATGTTCCCAGATAGTATGATTGCTGCAAAAATGGAATTGGGTCGGAACAAAATCGCCTATTCACTTGTACATGGTTTAGCCCCACATTTCCATGATGTTATCACATCTAAGTTAACCAAACTGGATTTTGTGGTAGTTTTATTTGACGAGAGTCTCAATAAGTGTAGCCAGAAGACTCAAATGGATcttgccattaaattttggtgtgatGATCAAAATGAAACGGTGACGAAATATTATGATTCAGTGTTCCTGGGTCGCTCAAGGGCGACTGATCTCATATCGGCATACTGCACAGCAATTCCTAGAAGTGTGCAGTCTCATGTGCTTATGGTTGGCATGGATGGCCCGAATGTTAATGTCAAGTTCCTGAAAGATCTCCagatttatatgaaaacagaGTTTGGTGAGGATGAGCCACTGCTGCTGCTCATGGGGTCCTGTGGTTTgcacgtagttcataattccttcAAAGAGGGGGTTAGTAAGTGTGGCTGGAATATTGTCATGTTTCTCAGGGCCttatacaatatatttaagaatgtgCCTGCCCGTCGCAGTAAGTATACAGAGTGGACAGGCTCTACTACTTTCCCAAATAAGTATTGTGCAGTGAGGTGGTTGAATAATGCACCTGGTGCCgataattgcatcaaaatattgccaaacgtaaaaacttttattgaaaaagtgagaactggacctgaagaggataaaataaaatctgccGGCTTCTTGTATGTTGCAAAAGCTGTTGAAGATAAGATGTTGGGGCCTAAGTTAGCCTTCTTCTCATATGTTGCAAGACTTGTTGAGCCATTCTTGACTACTTATCAAACCAATGACCCAATGGCGCCGTTCTTGCACACGGACCTGTCGAACTTAGTGTCGAACCTGCTTAGACATTTTGTCAAGAATGATTATGTAAATCGAAAGTCAGATGTATGTAAAGTTGACATTACCAATGAAGacaatctgattcctgtgaagaacttcaattttagtttttctgtaaAGGACGCTCTCAAAAAAGTAcaagtatctactccagaaaTGCTGAAGTTCAAGGAGGAGTGTGTGCTCCTGCTGAAGGCTATGGttagtaaaattcttgaaaaggcTCCCTTGAATTACAAACTCTGCAGAGCCATAACTTTTTGTGACCCAGAACTGATTTCACATTCCAAAACTGCCGTTTCTACTCGACTGAACGGCTTCTTGGAACAACTGCACAGCCGCAATTGGCTTCCTGCAAGTGAGTGCGACACTATTTTGTCTGACTTTAAGGTGCTCTGTGACAAACAAGTATTTGCTAACGCCTGTCAAGAATATGATCGTCAGAGGCAGAGACTAGATCATTTCTGGAGAGGTATCTGGGATCGTTATAAGTGCTCAGATGGTTTAGTGAAAGTGATTAAAATGGCTCTGATCATAAGCCATGGCCAAGCTTTCATCGAGCGTGGCTTCTCCATCAATAAGGAGATAATAGTAGAGAACCAATTAGATATGTCTTTGGTGGCTCAGCGCCAAGTGTACGACTCAGTCAACGCTGCTGGTGgcgtagaaaacataaaaatatctgctgAAATGATCAACAGATTTCGGCACGCGCGCTCCGAGTATGAAGAAGCAAAGAAGCAGCGCCGATCTGAGGACGCTGAGGTCGAAAAAAAAAGGACCCATGAGAAGATGATTGGAACTGAAGTTAAGGAGCTTCAAGCCAAAAAGATGAAAGTGTTAGCATCAAGCCAGAAGGAGGCTGATGccattgatgaagaaataaaaaagttgactggtactttctaa
- the LOC124163685 gene encoding uncharacterized protein LOC124163685 isoform X2, with protein MLRPISSLVMVGGKQTYWNEDWSKELHFSCFSPKTSTALKHGLPEGKPTSFYCSVCCKTNQLGNMGRGALTKHLSSTHHNTAVENKKSCYGIKIFCLPSAKKVTTATPSTSTSASVNPTAAAPGSSASGGTAEDPRDDPDDPTPASPACTCSCPCARCTNEVIAVPKTAGLQGLNTWLMKQDTTKAEILWCIYCVTSHTSLSSGGKAVQLFPTMFPDSMIAAKMELGRNKIAYSLVHGLAPHFHDVITSKLTKLDFVVVLFDESLNKCSQKTQMDLAIKFWCDDQNETVTKYYDSVFLGRSRATDLISAYCTAIPRSVQSHVLMVGMDGPNVNVKFLKDLQIYMKTEFGEDEPLLLLMGSCGLHVVHNSFKEGVSKCGWNIVMFLRALYNIFKNVPARRSKYTEWTGSTTFPNKYCAVRWLNNAPGADNCIKILPNVKTFIEKVRTGPEEDKIKSAGFLYVAKAVEDKMLGPKLAFFSYVARLVEPFLTTYQTNDPMAPFLHTDLSNLVSNLLRHFVKNDYVNRKSDVCKVDITNEDNLIPVKNFNFSFSVKDALKKVQVSTPEMLKFKEECVLLLKAMVSKILEKAPLNYKLCRAITFCDPELISHSKTAVSTRLNGFLEQLHSRNWLPASECDTILSDFKVLCDKQVFANACQEYDRQRQRLDHFWRGIWDRYKCSDGLVKVIKMALIISHGQAFIERGFSINKEIIVENQLDMSLVAQRQVYDSVNAAGGVENIKISAEMINRFRHARSEYEEAKKQRRSEDAEVEKKRTHEKMIGTEVKELQAKKMKVLASSQKEADAIDEEIKKLTGTF; from the exons ATGCTGAGGCCCATTTCGTCTCTAGTCATGGTCGGGGGAAAGCAGACGTATTGGAACGAGGATTGGTCAAAGGAGCTTCATTTCAGCTGCTTCTCACCAAAGACTTCGACTGCATTAAAGCATGGATTGCCAGAAGGAAAACCAACATCTTTCTACTGCTCGGTGTGCTGCAAGACGAATCAACTCGGCAACATGGGTCGCGGTGCCCTGACTAAACACCTGTCATCAACCCACCACAATACTGCCGTCGAGAACAAGAAGAGCTGTTACGggatcaagatattttgtttgccTTCCGCTAAGAAG GTGACTACAGCAACTCCCTCTACCTCTACATCCGCGTCGGTGAACCCCACGGCGGCGGCACCTGGTTCCTCAGCATCGGGTGGGACTGCAGAAGACCCTCGGGACGATCCCGATGACCCCACACCAGCTTCACCTGCCTGCACATGTTCATGCCCATGTGCGCGATGTACCAACGAAGTTATCGCCGTCCCGAAGACTGCTGGTTTGCAAGGTCTTAACACCTGGTTAATGAAGCAAGATACTACCAAAGCTGAGATTTTGTGGTGTATCTATTGTGTAACGAGCCATACTTCTTTGTCTTCTGGGGGCAAGGCAGTGCAGTTATTTCCCACAATGTTCCCAGATAGTATGATTGCTGCAAAAATGGAATTGGGTCGGAACAAAATCGCCTATTCACTTGTACATGGTTTAGCCCCACATTTCCATGATGTTATCACATCTAAGTTAACCAAACTGGATTTTGTGGTAGTTTTATTTGACGAGAGTCTCAATAAGTGTAGCCAGAAGACTCAAATGGATcttgccattaaattttggtgtgatGATCAAAATGAAACGGTGACGAAATATTATGATTCAGTGTTCCTGGGTCGCTCAAGGGCGACTGATCTCATATCGGCATACTGCACAGCAATTCCTAGAAGTGTGCAGTCTCATGTGCTTATGGTTGGCATGGATGGCCCGAATGTTAATGTCAAGTTCCTGAAAGATCTCCagatttatatgaaaacagaGTTTGGTGAGGATGAGCCACTGCTGCTGCTCATGGGGTCCTGTGGTTTgcacgtagttcataattccttcAAAGAGGGGGTTAGTAAGTGTGGCTGGAATATTGTCATGTTTCTCAGGGCCttatacaatatatttaagaatgtgCCTGCCCGTCGCAGTAAGTATACAGAGTGGACAGGCTCTACTACTTTCCCAAATAAGTATTGTGCAGTGAGGTGGTTGAATAATGCACCTGGTGCCgataattgcatcaaaatattgccaaacgtaaaaacttttattgaaaaagtgagaactggacctgaagaggataaaataaaatctgccGGCTTCTTGTATGTTGCAAAAGCTGTTGAAGATAAGATGTTGGGGCCTAAGTTAGCCTTCTTCTCATATGTTGCAAGACTTGTTGAGCCATTCTTGACTACTTATCAAACCAATGACCCAATGGCGCCGTTCTTGCACACGGACCTGTCGAACTTAGTGTCGAACCTGCTTAGACATTTTGTCAAGAATGATTATGTAAATCGAAAGTCAGATGTATGTAAAGTTGACATTACCAATGAAGacaatctgattcctgtgaagaacttcaattttagtttttctgtaaAGGACGCTCTCAAAAAAGTAcaagtatctactccagaaaTGCTGAAGTTCAAGGAGGAGTGTGTGCTCCTGCTGAAGGCTATGGttagtaaaattcttgaaaaggcTCCCTTGAATTACAAACTCTGCAGAGCCATAACTTTTTGTGACCCAGAACTGATTTCACATTCCAAAACTGCCGTTTCTACTCGACTGAACGGCTTCTTGGAACAACTGCACAGCCGCAATTGGCTTCCTGCAAGTGAGTGCGACACTATTTTGTCTGACTTTAAGGTGCTCTGTGACAAACAAGTATTTGCTAACGCCTGTCAAGAATATGATCGTCAGAGGCAGAGACTAGATCATTTCTGGAGAGGTATCTGGGATCGTTATAAGTGCTCAGATGGTTTAGTGAAAGTGATTAAAATGGCTCTGATCATAAGCCATGGCCAAGCTTTCATCGAGCGTGGCTTCTCCATCAATAAGGAGATAATAGTAGAGAACCAATTAGATATGTCTTTGGTGGCTCAGCGCCAAGTGTACGACTCAGTCAACGCTGCTGGTGgcgtagaaaacataaaaatatctgctgAAATGATCAACAGATTTCGGCACGCGCGCTCCGAGTATGAAGAAGCAAAGAAGCAGCGCCGATCTGAGGACGCTGAGGTCGAAAAAAAAAGGACCCATGAGAAGATGATTGGAACTGAAGTTAAGGAGCTTCAAGCCAAAAAGATGAAAGTGTTAGCATCAAGCCAGAAGGAGGCTGATGccattgatgaagaaataaaaaagttgactggtactttctaa